In Pongo abelii isolate AG06213 chromosome 5, NHGRI_mPonAbe1-v2.0_pri, whole genome shotgun sequence, a single genomic region encodes these proteins:
- the LOC100452885 gene encoding DLA class II histocompatibility antigen, DR-1 beta chain-like yields MPPKKPVLHVPAAHFLEHIKHECYFSDGTERMRFVQRLIHTGRSMRASIATWESSGRWRSWSREESRNANSHKNLLGCLRGPLDTYCRHNYGVFESFSMQRGGARSEPAQSKMLSGVGGFVLGLLFLGAGLFLYFRNQKGHSGLQPTGCLN; encoded by the exons ATGCCGCCCAAGAAACCGGTTCTTCATGTCCCCGCGGCACATTTCTTGGAGCACATTAAACATGAGTGCTATTTCTCCGATGGGACAGAGCGGATGCGGTTTGTGCAGAGACTCATCCACACCGGAAGGAGTATGCGCGCTTCCATAGCGACGTGGGAAAGTTCCGGGCGGTGGCGGAGCTGGAGCAGAGAAGAGTCCAGAAATGCAAACAGCCACAAGAACCTCTTGGGCTGCTTGAGGGGTCCGTTGGACACCTACTGCAGACACAACTACGGAGTTTTTGAGAGCTTCTCCATGCAGAGGGGAG GAGCACGGTCTGAACCTGCACAGAGCAAGATGCTGAGTGGAGTCGGGGGCTTTGTCCTGGGCCTGCTCTTCCTTGGGGCAGGGCTGTTCCTCTACTTCAGGAATCAGAAAG GACACTCTGGACTTCAGCCAACAG GCTGCCTGAACTGA